The following proteins are encoded in a genomic region of Mycobacterium sp. 155:
- the selA gene encoding L-seryl-tRNA(Sec) selenium transferase: MTQLDPRRRIPRTDQLLALPEVREARNRLGDSAVRATVLKTQEQARQGVLPPGEVAATVVAALAARAPMSLRPVLNATGVVVHTNLGRAPLSGAAVDALVSASGYVDVEMDLATGTRSKRGVAARQALLAACPAAEDALVVNNGAAALVLATTALAAGREVVVSRGELIEIGAGFRLPDLIASTGARLREVGTTNRTHLRDYADALGPDTGCVLKVHPSNFRVTGFTSAVSLGELRNLLQDKVVPLVVDLGSGLLAPDPLLPDEPDAATALGDGADVITGSGDKLLGGPQAGIVLGRSDVVARMARHPLARAVRADKLTLAALEATLCGGPAPVIQALHADAEALRTRAVRIADAVGATVVPHDGRVGGGGAPGVPLPGWAVRLPEAVAARLRAGDPAVLPRVHDGACLLDLRCVPESDDERVLAAVQTALGG; encoded by the coding sequence GTGACCCAGCTCGACCCGCGTCGGCGCATCCCGCGTACCGACCAGCTGTTGGCGCTGCCAGAGGTGCGTGAGGCTCGAAACCGTCTGGGCGACAGCGCTGTCCGCGCCACGGTGCTCAAGACCCAGGAGCAGGCTCGGCAAGGGGTGTTGCCACCCGGCGAAGTGGCGGCGACCGTGGTGGCGGCCCTGGCCGCGCGGGCACCGATGTCACTGCGGCCCGTGCTCAACGCCACCGGTGTCGTCGTCCACACCAATCTGGGCCGCGCGCCGCTGTCGGGGGCCGCGGTGGACGCCCTGGTCTCGGCTAGCGGATACGTCGACGTCGAGATGGACCTCGCCACCGGCACCCGGTCCAAGCGCGGGGTTGCGGCCCGCCAAGCTCTGCTCGCGGCGTGTCCTGCGGCCGAGGATGCGCTCGTGGTCAACAACGGTGCCGCTGCGCTGGTGCTGGCCACCACCGCACTCGCGGCGGGCCGTGAGGTGGTGGTGAGCCGCGGCGAGCTGATCGAGATCGGTGCCGGGTTCCGCCTGCCCGATCTGATCGCGTCGACCGGTGCCAGGCTGCGTGAGGTCGGCACCACCAACCGCACGCATCTGCGGGACTACGCGGACGCACTCGGCCCGGACACCGGATGTGTGCTCAAGGTTCACCCGAGCAATTTCCGGGTCACCGGCTTCACGTCGGCGGTCTCGCTGGGTGAGCTTCGAAACCTCTTGCAGGACAAGGTAGTGCCGCTCGTAGTGGATCTCGGCAGCGGGCTACTCGCACCCGATCCGTTGCTGCCCGATGAGCCCGATGCCGCCACGGCGCTGGGCGACGGCGCCGACGTGATCACCGGAAGCGGCGACAAGCTGCTCGGCGGCCCTCAGGCCGGGATCGTGCTGGGCCGCTCCGACGTCGTGGCCCGCATGGCCCGTCATCCACTCGCGCGGGCCGTGCGCGCCGACAAACTCACCCTCGCCGCGCTGGAGGCCACGCTGTGCGGCGGGCCGGCTCCGGTTATCCAGGCGCTGCACGCCGACGCCGAGGCGTTGCGGACCCGGGCCGTACGCATCGCCGATGCCGTGGGCGCGACCGTGGTTCCGCACGACGGCCGTGTCGGCGGTGGCGGTGCCCCGGGTGTTCCGCTGCCCGGTTGGGCGGTCCGGTTACCTGAGGCTGTCGCAGCCCGGTTGCGGGCCGGCGATCCCGCGGTGCTGCCGCGGGTACACGACGGCGCCTGCCTGCTCGACCTGCGTTGTGTACCCGAGTCCGACGACGAGCGGGTGCTGGCCGCGGTGCAGACCGCGCTGGGTGGCTGA
- the selD gene encoding selenide, water dikinase SelD, with protein MESVRLTGYAHGGGCACKIPPGELEDAVRGLVGQSGDNVLVGLDDGDDAAAVLIRDDLAVLSTADFFTPVVDDAYDWGRIAAANALSDVYAMGGRPVVAINLVGWPRDTLPMELMTEVLRGGLAVASEAGCPVIGGHSIDDPEPKYGMAVTGVADPNRLLRNDAAEPGLPLTLTKPIGVGLLNNRHKQTGEVFAEAVATMTALNRDAADAALAAGVRAATDVTGFGLLGHLHKMCRASGVGAVIDRRAVPVIDAALDALRDGYVSGGTRRNLDWVRPYLRPGSGVTEDDLLLLADAQTSGGLLVVGEVPGYPVIGHTVAGDGIQVRV; from the coding sequence ATGGAATCCGTTCGCCTGACCGGTTACGCCCACGGCGGAGGGTGCGCCTGCAAGATCCCGCCGGGCGAACTGGAGGATGCGGTGCGCGGGTTGGTCGGGCAGTCCGGGGACAACGTCCTGGTCGGGCTCGACGACGGCGACGACGCGGCAGCCGTGCTGATCCGCGACGACCTCGCGGTGCTCTCGACCGCGGACTTCTTCACGCCCGTGGTCGACGACGCCTACGACTGGGGCCGGATCGCCGCGGCCAACGCGCTGTCCGATGTGTACGCGATGGGCGGGCGTCCCGTGGTCGCGATCAACCTCGTCGGCTGGCCCCGCGACACCCTGCCGATGGAGTTGATGACCGAGGTGCTCCGCGGCGGGCTTGCGGTCGCCTCGGAGGCGGGGTGTCCGGTGATCGGCGGCCATTCCATCGACGATCCGGAGCCCAAGTACGGCATGGCGGTGACGGGTGTGGCCGACCCGAATCGGTTGCTGCGCAACGACGCCGCCGAGCCGGGCCTGCCGCTCACGCTGACCAAGCCGATCGGCGTCGGGCTGCTGAACAACCGGCACAAGCAGACCGGCGAGGTGTTCGCCGAGGCAGTGGCGACGATGACCGCGCTCAACCGCGACGCCGCCGACGCGGCCCTAGCCGCCGGGGTCCGGGCCGCCACCGACGTCACCGGGTTCGGGCTGCTGGGCCACCTGCACAAGATGTGCCGGGCCTCCGGCGTGGGCGCGGTGATCGACCGTCGTGCGGTGCCCGTGATCGACGCCGCTCTCGACGCGTTGCGCGACGGCTACGTGTCTGGCGGCACTCGCCGCAATCTCGACTGGGTGCGGCCGTATCTGCGCCCCGGGTCGGGTGTCACCGAGGACGATCTGCTGCTGCTCGCCGACGCCCAGACCTCCGGTGGCTTGCTTGTGGTCGGTGAAGTACCCGGGTATCCCGTCATCGGGCACACGGTGGCCGGGGACGGCATCCAGGTACGGGTCTAG
- the selB gene encoding selenocysteine-specific translation elongation factor, whose protein sequence is MQQHVVATAGHVDHGKSTLVRALTGIEPDRWAEERRRGLTIDLGFAWTTLPSGREVAFVDVPGHERFLGNMLAGLGPAPVVCFVVAADEGWRAQSSDHRDAVAALGIRHGLVVISRVDRAPDRVDDVIAQARAELSDTGLRDAPAVAVSAVDGTGLSELRTTLDDVLSALPAPSATARVRLWVDRSFTITGSGTVVTGTLAAGTLAEGDRLQLIGRRRVREAVVRGLESRNQPYPALGPVTRAALNLRGVPADQVRRGDVLLTPGAWETSRILDVRRVSGAAFSDAPERLTVHVGTAAVPGRLRPFDDDHARLVLDRRLPLVLGDRLVLRHPGGRRVLGGAQVLDADPPALRRRGDSARRIGALAGMDPHGDVLVEVARRGAVTEEHLHRLGFRTTEAPTGVRVIGHWWVHAPTYEAWQQRLRTAVQELHERDPLAAGMSRGAACDLLALPDPALLDEVSRAAGLEQAAGLIRRPGRPDDLGPAEAAITELTERLRDNPFHAPEADELTALHLGVRELAAAERAGRLLRLRDGVVLLPTAPALAMRELAQLEQPFTTSEARQALGTTRRVAIPLLEHLDSRGWTRRLDAGHREVVR, encoded by the coding sequence GTGCAGCAACACGTTGTCGCCACAGCCGGGCACGTCGACCACGGCAAGAGCACGCTGGTGCGCGCTCTGACCGGTATCGAACCGGATCGGTGGGCCGAGGAGCGTCGCCGCGGCCTGACCATCGACCTCGGTTTCGCGTGGACCACGCTGCCGTCGGGACGGGAGGTCGCCTTCGTCGACGTGCCTGGGCATGAACGCTTTCTGGGCAACATGCTGGCCGGGCTCGGGCCGGCTCCGGTGGTGTGTTTCGTGGTCGCCGCAGACGAGGGCTGGCGGGCGCAGTCGAGCGACCATCGCGACGCCGTCGCGGCACTGGGCATCAGGCACGGCCTTGTGGTGATCAGCCGCGTCGACCGCGCTCCGGACCGCGTCGACGACGTGATCGCACAGGCCCGCGCCGAACTGTCCGACACCGGGCTGCGCGATGCCCCGGCGGTCGCGGTGTCGGCAGTCGACGGCACCGGTCTGAGCGAGCTGCGAACCACATTGGATGACGTACTGAGTGCGCTGCCTGCCCCTTCGGCGACGGCTCGGGTGCGGCTGTGGGTAGACCGATCGTTCACCATTACCGGTTCCGGGACGGTGGTGACCGGCACCCTCGCGGCGGGCACGCTGGCCGAAGGTGACCGGCTTCAACTGATCGGCCGGCGGCGGGTGCGTGAGGCGGTCGTCCGTGGTCTGGAATCCCGCAACCAGCCCTACCCGGCACTCGGCCCGGTGACACGGGCCGCGCTCAACCTGCGCGGGGTGCCTGCCGATCAGGTCCGCCGCGGCGACGTGCTGTTGACTCCCGGCGCGTGGGAGACCTCCCGCATCCTCGACGTGCGCCGCGTCAGCGGCGCCGCGTTCAGCGATGCTCCCGAACGACTCACCGTGCACGTCGGTACCGCGGCGGTACCGGGCCGGCTGCGTCCCTTCGACGACGACCACGCCCGGCTCGTGCTCGACCGGCGGCTACCACTCGTACTCGGCGACCGGTTGGTGCTGAGGCATCCGGGTGGTCGTCGGGTGTTGGGCGGTGCCCAGGTGCTCGACGCCGATCCGCCCGCACTGCGGCGCCGTGGTGACAGTGCCCGCCGGATCGGTGCGCTGGCCGGGATGGATCCGCACGGCGATGTGCTCGTTGAGGTGGCCCGTCGAGGTGCGGTCACCGAAGAACATCTGCACCGGTTGGGCTTTCGGACCACCGAGGCGCCGACGGGCGTCCGCGTGATCGGACACTGGTGGGTGCATGCGCCCACATACGAGGCGTGGCAACAGCGGCTGCGCACCGCGGTGCAGGAGCTGCATGAGCGGGATCCGCTGGCCGCCGGCATGTCTCGCGGTGCTGCCTGCGATCTGCTGGCGCTACCCGACCCGGCGCTGCTCGACGAGGTCAGCCGCGCCGCGGGTCTCGAGCAGGCCGCCGGCTTGATCCGGCGGCCCGGCCGTCCCGACGATCTCGGCCCCGCCGAGGCCGCGATCACAGAACTGACAGAAAGATTGCGGGACAATCCTTTTCACGCACCCGAAGCCGACGAGCTGACCGCCCTGCACCTGGGCGTGCGTGAGTTGGCTGCCGCTGAACGGGCCGGCCGGCTGCTGCGCCTGCGCGACGGGGTGGTGCTGCTGCCGACCGCGCCCGCCCTGGCGATGCGCGAGTTGGCGCAGTTGGAGCAGCCGTTCACCACCAGCGAGGCTCGGCAGGCGCTCGGCACCACGCGCCGCGTCGCGATCCCGCTGCTGGAACATCTCGATTCCCGCGGTTGGACCCGCCGGCTCGATGCTGGTCACCGGGAAGTCGTGCGCTGA